A stretch of DNA from Streptomyces venezuelae:
TGACAGAGGCAAGCAGAAGGCCTGGGTGTGGCTGATGGTGCTGACTGCGCAACGTGGCCTGTGCGTGTATTGCGGCCGCTCCCCGTCCACCACACTGGACCACGAAAGGCCGATCGCCGGGGCAGGCCACGACATCTGGTGGAACTTCGTCCCGGCCTGCAAGCCCTGCAACCTCCGGAAGAGCAAGCACAAGAGCGCCGCGCATTGGGTGGCGGATATGGACATCTGCCACCGATATCCGGAGCTGACGCGCTCCAAGTGGAGGATGAGCCCGAAGGTCTTCGCCGGCATCACAAGGCGCGTGGAACGCGTCCAGCGAGAGATAGCCGACGCGGATCGCCGCGAGTGGTTCGAGCTGCACTACGGCGAGGAGAAATGGGGGAACAAGACTGAGCTGTTCAAGATCCTCGATCGCTGCAAGACGGAGCTCAAGGGGTACCCGCACTACCCATGGCGGACCCCGAAGGTCAGGGAGCTGAATGGGTACTGCACGCGCCTGATCTGCTGCGGTTACTTCCATCCGCAGGCGAATCTCCTGCACGCGTTCCTGGAGCGGGAGGAGGTCAGAGCCTTCCAGCGCGCCGTCTTCAACGAGCGCACGCACGAGGGCGAAGTGCTCGGCCGCCTCGTCCGGGAGTACCTCGCTGACAGGGAGCGCGATCTCGACGACGAGGCATAGCTGTGCAGGCGAGCGAAGAGGTGGGTACAACACTGTGGGCCCCGGGCGACGTCCGCGTACACGCGCGCCTCAACGTCCTCGCCGGGAGTCCGTTTCAGGCCGCACGGTCCGCTGGACAGGAACAGGTCAGAGATCCGTTGCGCCGCTTCGACCACGGCCGTCTCGCTGCCTCGGATCTCGACCGTGATGAGGCCTTCGTCATCGCTCCCGCCTGCGGAACCCGGTGAGAGGCAGGGCGGTTTCGCCTTGTGAGCGGGTGCCCCCCATCGAGCGTCTACGCCGAAGACGGCGTGCATCCAGCCGCTCGTGGCCTTCCCGCCCCTCCCCCTCAACCGGCGGGCATCACGAGGCGACGGAGGTCGCAGGCCGGACGTATTAACGGCCGTATGCCTCCTAGGACTTGTCCGCCCGATCATGGTTGTGGGCAGTCGGGCATGATGCCCCGGGTGAGCATCATCGTGAAGTTCTTCGTGGCGCCGGACGACACGTCAGCGGGTCAGGCCCTCCAGACTGGGCCGGGTCGGGCATTCGAGTCGCTCTCCTTCGGCAGCTTCGATCCCGAAGAGGCCGTGGTCGAGTGGGAATGCCTTCTGGCCGGTGGCAGCTTCGAGGAATTCGTCGAAGCCGGTGAGCCTCGCATCCTCGCTGGCCAGGACAATGACGGGTGCGTCGTCTTCGCGCTCTCGACTCGCCTGTCCGTTGCACTTGCGGACGCCGAGCACTCCAGGTTGCGTGACGTCGCTGCCTCGTGGGCTCGGCTTCGTGCGGAAGACGGTGAGGTCATCGACACGGAGATCGCCGACACGATCGTGGGTGATCTGGCTGCTCTCGTAGTCAGCGCCCGGCGCCAGAGCCAGCGCGTCTACTGCTGGGTCGCGTAGGAGCTCATGTTCGGAGCCAGATGGCGACGGCCGCCGCGGTGGCCGTGCCGAGGAAGACGACGAGCTGCAACGCCGCCTGGCCCGGCAGTGGAACGGGCCCATCCACCGCCCCCAGTGGTGGTCTGCCTGGACGGACGACAAGCACCACCTCACCACCTACAGCTTCGGGCAGGCCGCAGCCCGCCGCCCCGTGATACCCCTGATCGCATCGATCAGAGGCGATCGCGAACTGTCGGTAGCGAGCTCTTCCTGTCCCTTGTTCATTCCGGGGAGTCCGCGCCCGTAACTGAAGTAGGAGCGCATCAGGCGCGAGTCCTTCGTAGAGCGGGAGCAGTTGCATGACGACGCCCTGGGAATGGGCCGGGAACCTCTCGGCCGCTTTGAGCGCGGTCCACGCGCTGGGCGCCATCTGGCACCAGCCCTGGGCTGAGTCCATGCGCCGCAGGGTATGCATCCGGCAGCGCAGCCGGGTCGAGAAGGCACCGCGTGGCTCCGGACCAGCCCTCACGGTGCACATCAGCGTCCAGGTGCCCGCCGACTCCGTGTGCACGGTATGGGTGGTTACGGGGCCGCGACACACCGGCCGGGGGGCCGGCCAGTGACCGAGGCCTCCTCTCCGCACGAGGGCGAAGCCGAGGCTTCCGACAGGCTCAGGCAGGAGTTGAAGAACATCCACCCGGAGTTCATGAAGCAGGTTGTGCCCAGACTCCGCAGTAGTCACCCCTCCATGTCGGTGGTGCAGTGCCACGACGCGGGCCAGGCCGCCTACGTCAAGATCCTCAAGAGCGAGCAGGCAGGAACGCTGCGCGCACCGAAGAACTTGATGAACACCCTGCTCCGGGCGGCTGAGCAGTGTGCGATCGACGAGTGGCGCAAGACCGGCCGCTACGAGCTGCTCGCGACGGCTCAGGAGCTGGAGCCGTGGGTGGAGGGCTGCCGCCCGGACGACGGCCCTCGCCTACGCCTGGATCAGGAAGTGCTTCCGGTAGTGGAGGCGATGCAGCCCACCCAGCGCCTGACCGTCGGCAAGCTTCACTTGGCCGGGTACAGCAATCGGGAGATTGCGGTGGAACTCGGCATATCCACGGCAACGGTGGCCACGCAGCTCTACCGGTTCCGCAGGGAGCTGCTGGACGGCGTGGACAAGCAGAAACAGCAGCGGGGCGATGAGATGGGACGTGAGTGATGTGAGCAGGCATGACGGCGACCACGGCGATGTGCGAGCGCCGGCCGCTCCAGCCGGGCTCACCGCGACGCCGGCCACCGACGTACACCAGCAAGCGGACTTCTGGGACCGCCCGCAAGGAGACTGGGGCCCGCCCGACACAGCCCCGCCCGCAGAAGAAGAGGCATGGTGGGAGGAGCGAGCGCAGGCGAACGCCTTCTACGTGCTCGGCAGCCGTGCTCTGCGCCGCGGGGAACTGAAAGAGGCCGCGCACTGGCTCGGCCGTGCCGCAGACCAGGAGCATCCCGGATCCCTGTTCCGGCTAGCCGTCATCGCCTGCCGCATGCTGGGAGAGCTGGGGACGCCCCGCGCGGCCTTCCTCGTCTCCGAGGCAGCGCGCTGCGGTCACGCCGATGCCCGCTACCTGATGCGCAGGCGCCTCGGCCTGCCCGCAGGCAAGGAGCGACCGGGAGCACAGGACCCGGAGTTCTATGCCGAACTGGCCGACGCCATGGGACACCGACAGGACGTAGCCCCCCTTGCCCACCCTGTCTCCCGGCGATCCGGGATTGACACGGCCGCGCCCGCGCGATCGTGGAGTCCACAGACCCTGCGGGCTCCTTCTCTCACCGACACCTTCCAGCAGCAGCCGCAGGAGACCCGTCTGGCCAGGCGCTGGGACTCCGTCCAGCGCGTGCTTGAAGTGCTCGACCTGGTCGGCGACGCCGGCAGTTCGGTCAGCGCCGAGTACCTGCGCCGAAAGACCAGCCTCCCCCGTACGGTCATCGAGCGACTCCTGATCTGGTTGTGCGGAAAGGGCTTCCTCACCACGGTCATGGACGGCGGATACACACCCGGACCCGTCCTGCAGATCCTCGCCCAGGAAGCCACCCAGGGTCTCGACGCGAACGTCCTGCGTCCGACCGGAGGCGAACCGGCCCCTGGTCACACCATCCGAAAGCTGCTCGCAGGCCTTCGCGACGCCGCTGGAGCCGCGGTCTACGTCGGCACCTACAGCGAGGGTGAGATCCGCATCGACCAGTGTGCCGACTCACCCATCGCGCCGAAGGTCACCGAGTGGGTCGACTTCCGGTCCGCAGCGCATGCCACCGCGGTGGGCAAAAGCCTGCTTCAGCAACTCGATTTCGAGCAGCGGATGGACCACCTCACCCGCCACCGTCCTGCCCGGCTGACATCCCGCACGATCACCAACCACCACGAGCTCTTTCATGCAATCGATGGGCACGGCCCCCACGCGGCACAATTCGACCTCCTGGAGTACTCGAACGACGAGGTCTGTGTAGCAGTCCCTCTCGGGATCGGCGGCGAAGCGGGCTGCGTCGCGCTCTCGCTGCCCGTCGCGCAGAGACACCGGCTCCTTGAAGCCGCCCGCATCCTCAGCAGCCGTTCAGCTGGTCTCCTGGTCTCCTTGCTGCTGACCGCGAACCCGCCCCGCCTTGAAACCGGAAGGCAAGGCGCTCCTCAGCGACCGCAGCAGGACCTCGACGCCGCTGGCGGCAACTCAGACCCGGCGGCAGCTGTCGAGGGGACTACGCCTTCGACACACGAACTGCTCGTGGCCGGCCTGGCGCAGACCGCTGACTTCGCCAGTGGAAGGGACCCCCTCCTCTCTGCGCCCATACCGCAGGTGCCTGTTGTCGACGCACAGAGCGCCGACATGTGGCGCGAACTCGAAGACCTGTTTGCTCCGGACTTCGATCAGCCCGAGGTCATCTTCCCCGACACACCTGAAGACATGAACCGGCGCCATGTGCACCGAGCCGGAACAGCAAGCCGTTGCGACACATGACCGGGGTGGGGCCGACGGTGTTGCCCCGTCGGCCCACCCCTCGCAGTCTGAATGGCTGGTGGCCCGGCCAGCTCCGCCCGGGGTGGTCGCAACCCCGGGCGGAGCCGGCCGACCTAGGTGAGTGGGGTGTTGGTGCAGGTGGAGGCGTATCGAGTCAGGACGTCCTTCTCCGCCTGGCGACCGAAGTCACCGGTCGCGCGGGCTCCCTGCATGAAGGTATGCGCGGATCTGGGTGCAGAGTGTTTTGAGCTGGTCGTTCGGGTTCCGGTGGTGGCCGTCCTCGAATACCTGGGTGAGCCATTTGGCCTTGTCGCCGGAGGGGACGTGGGGGACCCAGGATTCGAGTTCGCCCACGGGTACGACGAACACGCCCAGGCGCGCCAAGGCGGCTGTCAGGCGCATGGCTGGGATGAAGGCGGGGGTGCCGTTCAGGGCGGTGAGGCCGGCCTTCTTGAGGTGCTTCCATTCGGTCGCGACCTTCGCGAGTTCGCCGAGCCTGCGTGCTGTGTCGGCTGGCACCGGGTCATTATCACGGGCCCGTCCGAGAGCCTCGTTCGTCACCTTGCGGAACTCGGCGACCGTGACGGCGGTGCGCATCGCGTTGGCGTGTTCGTTCAGCGTCTTGACGTCGGCGGCGACGTCCTCCCAGGAGCCGTCCAGGACGCTGACGGCCGTGCGAACTGCGGTGCCGTTGTTGAGGAGGTCGAGGTCGGCGATGACGGCGGTGGGGATTCCGCACTGCCGCAGGCTGTTGGCCGTGCGAGCCA
This window harbors:
- a CDS encoding RNA polymerase sigma factor — its product is MTEASSPHEGEAEASDRLRQELKNIHPEFMKQVVPRLRSSHPSMSVVQCHDAGQAAYVKILKSEQAGTLRAPKNLMNTLLRAAEQCAIDEWRKTGRYELLATAQELEPWVEGCRPDDGPRLRLDQEVLPVVEAMQPTQRLTVGKLHLAGYSNREIAVELGISTATVATQLYRFRRELLDGVDKQKQQRGDEMGRE
- a CDS encoding IclR family transcriptional regulator C-terminal domain-containing protein, encoding MSDVSRHDGDHGDVRAPAAPAGLTATPATDVHQQADFWDRPQGDWGPPDTAPPAEEEAWWEERAQANAFYVLGSRALRRGELKEAAHWLGRAADQEHPGSLFRLAVIACRMLGELGTPRAAFLVSEAARCGHADARYLMRRRLGLPAGKERPGAQDPEFYAELADAMGHRQDVAPLAHPVSRRSGIDTAAPARSWSPQTLRAPSLTDTFQQQPQETRLARRWDSVQRVLEVLDLVGDAGSSVSAEYLRRKTSLPRTVIERLLIWLCGKGFLTTVMDGGYTPGPVLQILAQEATQGLDANVLRPTGGEPAPGHTIRKLLAGLRDAAGAAVYVGTYSEGEIRIDQCADSPIAPKVTEWVDFRSAAHATAVGKSLLQQLDFEQRMDHLTRHRPARLTSRTITNHHELFHAIDGHGPHAAQFDLLEYSNDEVCVAVPLGIGGEAGCVALSLPVAQRHRLLEAARILSSRSAGLLVSLLLTANPPRLETGRQGAPQRPQQDLDAAGGNSDPAAAVEGTTPSTHELLVAGLAQTADFASGRDPLLSAPIPQVPVVDAQSADMWRELEDLFAPDFDQPEVIFPDTPEDMNRRHVHRAGTASRCDT
- a CDS encoding HNH endonuclease, which gives rise to MEAIRRGDRGKQKAWVWLMVLTAQRGLCVYCGRSPSTTLDHERPIAGAGHDIWWNFVPACKPCNLRKSKHKSAAHWVADMDICHRYPELTRSKWRMSPKVFAGITRRVERVQREIADADRREWFELHYGEEKWGNKTELFKILDRCKTELKGYPHYPWRTPKVRELNGYCTRLICCGYFHPQANLLHAFLEREEVRAFQRAVFNERTHEGEVLGRLVREYLADRERDLDDEA